DNA from Sorex araneus isolate mSorAra2 chromosome 6, mSorAra2.pri, whole genome shotgun sequence:
tttaatcatatgtTTTCACTGTCTTCTCACACCCTATTTaacaatttttcatattttgttttagagAAAATCAGACTCTAAATGATTAATCAAGgagatagatagtacaatgggtaaagcatTTAATATCTATGTAGCTatcctgagttcaatttccagcagcatatggttccccaagcagtaCCAAGAtggaatcctgagtgcagagcttggagtagtctcttaacactgctgggtatgctaaaaatataaaataaaataaataaacaaaaatgtgtttATAGAACTAGAAGAGTTGGTGTCAGTACCTTTCAGAGCTAAGTTTATAACAGTAACACTCATATTTGTAAAGAATTTCGATGGGACTATATTGTGTAAGCAAAAAGAAAGATCCTTTTTGTTTCAAGTGAATATTTTGATTAACCACAGCAGCAGTCAAATGAAGAAACTCAAGGAAAAGTGTGGATTTAAGAGGCACTGCAAAAAGTAATGCAATATATAGTagctttgttttgatttctttccatttcctgaCACAGATGCGGATCTTTTTATTGTCTTCCCCGTTGGACAGTGGCTCTGGAATTGTATTGTGGTTACAGACATGACAACTTTAAACTCCAGCAATACCCTGTCCTCCACATTCTATCTCACAGGTATTCCTGGTTATGCAGAATATCACCATTGGATTTCCATTCCTTTTTGCCTCCTCTACCTTATTGGAATAATGGGTAACTGTACCATCCTGCATATTGTCCGGACAGACCCCAGACTCCATGAACCCATGTACTATTTCCTGGCGATGCTCTCTCTCACTGATATGGGAATGTCCATGCCAACAATGATAACACTCTTTAGGGTATTGTGGTCTATTTCCAATGAGATAGAATTCGATATCTGTGTGATCCAAATGTTTTTTATTCAtacattttctttcactgaatcaTCTGTGCTCTTGGCCATGGCCCTTGATCgttatgtggccatctgccatcCTCTAAGATATGCTACCATTCTTACCCCAAGACTTATCACTAAGATTGGAATCGCATCTTTTCTCAGGAGTGCCTTTGCAATGATTCCACTTTTGGCTCGGctgcccttctttcctttctgtcgGTCCCACATTTTGTCGCATTCCTATTGTCTA
Protein-coding regions in this window:
- the LOC101537588 gene encoding olfactory receptor 51G2-like, which gives rise to MTTLNSSNTLSSTFYLTGIPGYAEYHHWISIPFCLLYLIGIMGNCTILHIVRTDPRLHEPMYYFLAMLSLTDMGMSMPTMITLFRVLWSISNEIEFDICVIQMFFIHTFSFTESSVLLAMALDRYVAICHPLRYATILTPRLITKIGIASFLRSAFAMIPLLARLPFFPFCRSHILSHSYCLHQDMIRLACADVKFNVIYGLVLITVLWGMDSMGIFVSYVFILHSVLKISSREGRLKALNTCASHICAVLILYVPMIGLSIVHRFAKHSSPLIHIFMAHIYLLIPPVLNPIIYSVKTKQIRQGILHLLLRQKISSTVT